Proteins from one Thermithiobacillus tepidarius DSM 3134 genomic window:
- a CDS encoding metallophosphoesterase produces the protein MSNRVRFLEVNRRGVDYIVGDLHGEWRLLEHLLAHVRFDPARDRLLSVGDLLDRGPESARCAELLFEPWFHAVLGNHEEMCRRACREFFDRGAGGSWWSNWRHNGGDWFAQHVLHKNGKLQLDDWARRLLARIQSLPLVIVVGRGAPTRFNIVHAELPPWAGDAEIDGGQLLQRPEERERLIWGRSLMLGDEPVPAQRAGLSPTYCGHTPDTGIRVRASHVCLDTGAVYPGLDMRYRELGFGLTLVRPGDRSAWMLHPEHGRLESCRY, from the coding sequence ATGAGCAACCGGGTCAGGTTCCTGGAAGTCAACCGGCGCGGGGTGGACTACATCGTCGGCGATCTGCACGGGGAGTGGCGCCTGCTGGAGCACCTGCTGGCCCACGTACGCTTCGACCCCGCGCGCGACCGGCTGCTTTCCGTGGGCGATCTGCTCGACCGCGGGCCCGAGTCGGCACGCTGTGCGGAGCTGCTGTTCGAGCCCTGGTTCCATGCGGTGCTCGGCAATCACGAGGAAATGTGCCGGCGCGCCTGCCGCGAGTTCTTCGACCGCGGTGCCGGCGGGAGCTGGTGGTCGAACTGGCGCCACAACGGCGGCGACTGGTTCGCGCAGCATGTGCTGCACAAGAACGGCAAGCTGCAGCTGGATGACTGGGCCCGGCGCCTGCTCGCGCGCATCCAGTCGCTGCCGCTCGTGATCGTGGTCGGACGCGGCGCGCCGACGCGCTTCAACATCGTGCACGCGGAACTGCCGCCGTGGGCGGGCGATGCCGAGATCGATGGCGGGCAACTGCTGCAGCGCCCGGAAGAGCGGGAGCGCCTGATCTGGGGGCGCAGTCTCATGCTGGGCGACGAGCCGGTCCCGGCGCAGCGCGCCGGCCTGTCGCCGACCTACTGCGGCCACACGCCGGACACCGGCATCCGGGTGCGGGCCTCGCATGTCTGCCTGGACACCGGCGCGGTCTACCCGGGACTCGACATGCGCTACCGGGAGCTCGGCTTCGGGTTGACCCTCGTGCGCCCCGGCGACCGCAGCGCCTGGATGCTGCATCCGGAGCACGGCCGGCTGGAAAGCTGCCGTTACTGA